The nucleotide window CGAACACTAACACCCGCTGCTTCAGCAACATGAATGCCATCCCCGCTATCCAGTTTTTCTATTTTGGTATTTTCCATAATAATGCCACCAGCTGCCAGATAGGCTTTTTGTAATCCCTGCAGGTATTTTAAAGGATGAAATTGGGCTTGTCCGTCAAATTGTAGGGCTCGGGTATAGGGTACAGGCGTCGGTACCTGTTCGGCATACTGAACGGCAATACCAACCTTAAGCGAACCTTCATATATTTCATCCAGCTGCTGGTCCTGCTTTTCATCTTCGGCATATATATAGCCTGGTTTGCTTTCGTAATCGCAATCGATCCGATAATCGTCAATATTCGATTTGATTAGGGCGAAACCCTCGTTAATAGCATCGGCAAACAGCTGGGCGCCTTCTTCGCCAAAGGCACTTTCCGCCTGTTTATAGGTAGTATCGGCAAACGTATTGATATGGGCACTTGTCCCGCCCGTTGTCCCGAAACCAACACTATGGGCCTCGGCAATGATGGTTTTCTTGCCGGCGTTTTGCAACAATAACGCAGCAGTCAGGCCGGTGATCCCGCCGCCTACTATCAGGCAATCATATAAAATATCTGCTTTATTGTCATAAACCTTGGAGATACTTGCATTCAAACCTGCCTGCCAGGCGCTTTCATTTTCTCCGTCTCTTTGGATATTATTTGCAGTGGTCATGTTTTTATAGTTTACTTAACTAATACAATAATATCTACCTACTGTTTGCTTTTATACTTCCCAAACCTGTTAATAGAATATATCCTATTTTTAACTTAAAAGAAACAACAGGACATTATTACTGTCCTGAATAATGCGCTAAATCTTGTTTTTTATACAGGTTTATATGGCTGATGGTCTAATAATTTAGCTTCATATCGTTATGGTATTCAATTTGCAGGTAATTAAACATCTGCTAACCATTAAAAAAGAAAAGCATATGAGATCATTACTGTATATCATAGCTGTCATCCTGATCATAGGCTGGGCTATCGGAACTTTCGCCTATTCAGCAGGCGGTTTAATACATGTTTTATTGGTAATCGCGATCATTTCGCTGATCCTTGGATTCATCAGGGGCGACACGACCACCGTATAAACTATAAGTTAACCCGGTTTGTAATTCAAACCGGGTTTTTATTTATTTAATCCTAATTTTAATATAGTCGTAAAACAAAAAGACCGCCAATAAATGGCGGTCTTTTTGTTGAAATTTCGTTATTATTATTATTATTTTAATTCGATCTGTCGGCTCACTGTCTTGGCCTCTTCTTTTTTTGCGACATCAATTTTCAGGATACCATCTTCGTAAGCTGCTTCGATGTTCGCCTGATCAGCCAGTTCGGGCAGGGTAAATGAGCGGACAAAAGAGCTGTAGCTATATTCCCGCTTATTGTACTTACGGTCATTGTTCTCTACTTGTTGCTCTACAGAAATATTTAGCTGGTTGTCATCCACACTGATCTTAAAATCTTGTTTTTTCAATCCCGGTGCGGCCAGTTCAATATGATAATGATCTGCCGATTCGCTGATGTTCACCGCTGGTACGCGGGTCACCATCCGGTCGTTAAAGAATGTGTCGTT belongs to Mucilaginibacter boryungensis and includes:
- a CDS encoding lmo0937 family membrane protein; its protein translation is MRSLLYIIAVILIIGWAIGTFAYSAGGLIHVLLVIAIISLILGFIRGDTTTV
- a CDS encoding Hsp20/alpha crystallin family protein, which encodes MTLVKFNNKANNALLPGFNDVFESIFNDTFFNDRMVTRVPAVNISESADHYHIELAAPGLKKQDFKISVDDNQLNISVEQQVENNDRKYNKREYSYSSFVRSFTLPELADQANIEAAYEDGILKIDVAKKEEAKTVSRQIELK